In one window of bacterium DNA:
- the gcvH gene encoding glycine cleavage system protein GcvH, translating into MNIPKDLKYSASHEWARIEGDIATIGVTDFAQGELGDIVFVELPAIGAKVSQNKPLGTVEAVKAVSDLNAPLSGEVTEVNGSLEGTPDVVNKDAYGAGWMVKIRISNAAEAANLMDAAGYDKMEKHGH; encoded by the coding sequence ATGAACATTCCCAAGGACCTGAAATATTCCGCCAGCCACGAGTGGGCCCGGATCGAAGGCGACATCGCCACCATCGGCGTCACCGACTTTGCCCAGGGCGAGCTGGGGGACATCGTTTTCGTAGAACTGCCGGCCATTGGCGCCAAGGTATCCCAGAACAAGCCGCTGGGCACGGTGGAAGCGGTCAAGGCGGTCTCCGACCTCAACGCTCCCCTGTCCGGCGAGGTCACCGAGGTCAACGGATCCCTGGAAGGGACCCCGGATGTGGTCAACAAGGACGCCTACGGCGCCGGCTGGATGGTCAAGATCAGGATCTCCAATGCCGCCGAGGCCGCCAACCTGATGGACGCCGCCGGTTACGACAAGATGGAGAAGCACGGACACTGA
- a CDS encoding glycine dehydrogenase (acts in conjunction with GvcH to form H-protein-S-aminomethyldihydrolipoyllysine from glycine; forms a heterodimer with subunit 2 to form the P protein), with translation MPYIPNTDKNREAMLKRIGVKNFDELIADIPAEIRLKAELKLPKALSEMEAVKEVKALAGQNHPASSLISFLGGGAYDHYIPAAIDHILLRSEFYTAYTPYQAEVSQGTL, from the coding sequence ATGCCATACATACCGAATACCGACAAAAACCGCGAGGCCATGCTCAAGCGGATCGGGGTCAAGAATTTTGACGAGCTGATAGCCGACATACCGGCCGAGATCAGGCTCAAGGCCGAACTGAAACTTCCCAAAGCCCTGTCCGAGATGGAAGCGGTCAAAGAAGTGAAGGCCCTGGCCGGGCAGAACCATCCGGCCTCATCCCTAATATCGTTCCTGGGCGGCGGGGCCTATGACCACTACATCCCGGCGGCCATAGACCACATCCTGCTGCGCTCGGAGTTCTACACCGCCTACACCCCCTACCAGGCCGAGGTCAGCCAGGGCACCCTCCA